The nucleotide sequence CGATTCCGGCGAGCAGCGTCGACGTCCTCAACTACACCCGCCGGGAACCGGTCGGTGTGGTCGGCGCCATCACCCCGTGGAACTCCCCGCTCACGCTGACGGTCGCGAAGCTGGCACCACTGCTGGCCTGCGGGAACACCGCCGTCGTGAAACCGTCGGAGTACACCAGCGCCTCGATGCTCGCGCTCGCGCCGCTGTTCGCCGAGGCCGGCTTCCCGGACGGCGTCGTCAACGTCGTCACCGGCCTGGGCGGTGAGGCGGGTGCCCCGCTGGTCGACCACCCGGGCGTCGCGAAACTGTCCTTCACCGGCAGCACCGCCACCGGCGCCCGGATCGCCGAGCACGCCGGCCGCCGGCTGGTCCGGGCCGGTCTCGAGCTGGGCGGCAAGTCACCCCAGCTGGTGTTCTCCGACGCCGACGTGGCGAGCGCGGCGAACGGCGTGATCGCCGGGATCTTCGCCGCTGCCGGCCAGACCTGCATCGCCGGCAGCCGGGTGCTGGTGCACCGCTCGGTCTACGACGAGCTCGTCGAGCGGGTCGTGGACAGGGCCCGCACGATCCGGATCGGCGACCCGCTCGATCCCGCCACCGAGCTCGGCCCGCTGGCGATGCCGGCCCAGCTCGCCAAGGTCGAGGAGTACGTGGCCGCCGGGCGTTCCGACGGCGGGACGGTCGCGTTCGGCGGCGGCCGGCCGGACACCGGACTCGGTGGCTGGTTCCACGAACCCACCGTGTTCACCGGGCTCGGGAACGACAGCCGGATGTGCCGCGAGGAGATCTTCGGGCCGGTCGTCGCGATCATGCCGTTCGACGACGACGCGGAGGCGCTGCGCATCGCCAACGACTCCAGCTACGGCCTCGCGGCCGGGATCTGGACCCGTGACCTGGCCCGCGCGCACCGGGCCGCCGCCGCCCTCGACGCCGGGACGGTGTGGGTGAACATGTACCGCGCGATGTCACCGATGTCGCCGCGATCGGGCTTCAAGACCTCCGGCATGGGAGTCGAGCACGGCACCGAGGTCGTTCGCGAGTACACGCGCCTGAAGAGCGTGTGGATCAACACCAGCGACGAGCCCGCGGGCGACCCGTTCGTCCTGCGGTCCTAGTCGTACCCGGCCATCGCATCGGCGGCGGGCGGCCGGGCGGCGGGAGCCCGCGCCCGGTGTCGCCGTCGCGCCGGGCGGGACCGAGATGCCGCACGACGACGTGCTGCCACCTGCCGGGGCGGCCGGCTATCCGAGGAGGTGGCTCTCGCCGGGGCCGGTCACCGACAGGTGCGTCATCCCCTCGGCGGCATCGGCGAGGTGCCGGTGCCGGCGCCCCCGGTCCACGACGACGGTGTCGCCGGCGGTGAGCGGGACGGTGTCGCCGTCGTCGTAGTCGACCAGGCCCGCCCCGGCCGTCAGGACGAGGACCTGGTCGGTGTCGTGGCTGTGCCAGACCGTGCCCGCGCCGGGGTCGAACGTCGTCGCCAGCACGGTCAGGTCGCCGGCCCGCCCGCCGGGCCGGGCGAACCGGGCGCGGACCCGGCCGACGAACATCGGCTGGTCGCTGCAGTCGATCTCCGGGACGTCCGGAGTGGCGGGGAAGCG is from Pseudonocardia autotrophica and encodes:
- a CDS encoding aldehyde dehydrogenase, with the translated sequence MTAMSTVPAATPATLPRHDHLIGGEHVPPAGGEYLSSDNPTTGQPWYEAARGTAADVERAVDAATRAFESPAWRRMSQTRRGALLRRMGELVGEHADELARVESTDNGKLLREMTAQLAGLPEYFFYYAGLADKIHGETIPASSVDVLNYTRREPVGVVGAITPWNSPLTLTVAKLAPLLACGNTAVVKPSEYTSASMLALAPLFAEAGFPDGVVNVVTGLGGEAGAPLVDHPGVAKLSFTGSTATGARIAEHAGRRLVRAGLELGGKSPQLVFSDADVASAANGVIAGIFAAAGQTCIAGSRVLVHRSVYDELVERVVDRARTIRIGDPLDPATELGPLAMPAQLAKVEEYVAAGRSDGGTVAFGGGRPDTGLGGWFHEPTVFTGLGNDSRMCREEIFGPVVAIMPFDDDAEALRIANDSSYGLAAGIWTRDLARAHRAAAALDAGTVWVNMYRAMSPMSPRSGFKTSGMGVEHGTEVVREYTRLKSVWINTSDEPAGDPFVLRS
- a CDS encoding cupin domain-containing protein yields the protein MAVPRFPATPDVPEIDCSDQPMFVGRVRARFARPGGRAGDLTVLATTFDPGAGTVWHSHDTDQVLVLTAGAGLVDYDDGDTVPLTAGDTVVVDRGRRHRHLADAAEGMTHLSVTGPGESHLLG